A single window of Vigna unguiculata cultivar IT97K-499-35 chromosome 1, ASM411807v1, whole genome shotgun sequence DNA harbors:
- the LOC114174779 gene encoding L-type lectin-domain containing receptor kinase VIII.2-like, with protein sequence MVAFSLFILCSLIILVQPSFSSTQPPNLDPDSIKIFGDAHVVTNNDAAPHVRLTNPSLSSSGLLRRPEPLVFADANTTLSTEFSFSISGNGDGVLFLLTAASGNGSDTVAVEFDTSKDENVGDPNSNHVGIDVGTHVSLAVANASDVGLVLNNGEKLNAWVDYEGGSKVMEVRLSKWGEQKPSDPIVSHKIDFSKMWGGNSVFAGITSSNGGHSLQVVSIYSWKLRLKKDPNGLHSHPVDPNGLSEDEHRRVCPLTVLAGVIFGTGCLALMTFVVLFMWVIFFQKSAEESLARIPDHSSDIRYERIDVAVDKNAQDDES encoded by the coding sequence ATGGTTGCATTCTCCCTCTTCATCCTCTGTTCCTTAATCATCCTCGTCCAGCCGTCTTTTTCCTCCACGCAGCCCCCCAATCTCGACCCTGACAGCATCAAAATCTTCGGCGACGCCCACGTTGTCACCAACAACGACGCCGCCCCCCACGTGCGCCTCACCAACCCCTCCCTCTCTTCCTCCGGTCTCCTCCGCCGCCCCGAGCCCCTCGTCTTCGCCGACGCCAATACCACCCTCTCCACCGAATTCTCCTTCTCCATCTCCGGCAATGGCGACGGCGTCCTGTTCCTCCTCACCGCCGCTTCCGGCAACGGTTCGGATACCGTCGCCGTCGAGTTCGACACGTCCAAGGATGAAAATGTAGGAGACCCCAACTCGAACCACGTTGGCATCGACGTCGGAACACACGTGTCCCTGGCTGTCGCGAATGCTTCCGACGTGGGTCTGGTTCTGAATAATGGGGAAAAGTTGAATGCTTGGGTTGATTATGAAGGTGGTTCTAAGGTGATGGAGGTTAGGTTAAGCAAATGGGGTGAACAAAAGCCTTCCGATCCCATTGTTTCTCATAAGATTGACTTTTCTAAAATGTGGGGTGGGAATTCTGTGTTCGCGGGTATAACTTCTTCCAATGGTGGCCACTCGCTGCAGGTTGTGAGTATCTATTCGTGGAAGCTTAGATTGAAGAAAGATCCAAATGGGTTGCATTCTCATCCTGTGGATCCGAATGGTTTATCGGAGGATGAGCATAGGAGAGTTTGTCCTCTGACGGTTCTTGCTGGGGTGATTTTTGGAACTGGGTGTCTTGCGTTGATGACGTTTGTGGTGCTGTTTATGTGGGTGATTTTCTTCCAAAAGAGTGCGGAGGAGTCTCTTGCGAGAATCCCTGATCACTCTTCGGATATCAGGTATGAAAGAATTGATGTGGCTGTCGACAAGAATGCGCAGGATGATGAGAGTTAG
- the LOC114186963 gene encoding proline transporter 2-like, with amino-acid sequence MGRGDIELEPNKVYDHHGAPDVEVPSTAHQISSDSWFQVGFILTTGINSAYVLGYSGTVMVPLGWIGGVVGLVLATIISLYANALIAQLHEHGGQRHIRYRDLAGFVYGKKAYSLTWALQYVNLFMINTGYIILAGSALKATYVLFRDDGLLKLPYCIAIAGLVCAMFAICIPHLSALGIWLGFSTIFSLVYIIIAFLLSLKDGLHSPPRDYNLLGDGFSKVFTIIGASANLVFAFNTGMLPEIQATIRQPVVKNMMRALYFQFTVGVLPLYLVTFTGYWAYGSKTSVYLLNSVNGPVWVKAFANITAFLQSVIALHIFASPMYEFLDTKYGIKGSALNVKNMSFRIVVRGGYLAFNTFVSAFLPFLGDFMSLTGAISTFPLTFILANHMYLKAKKDKLTTSQKLWHWLNIGFFSIMSFVATIAAIRLIAVDSKNYHVFADV; translated from the exons ATGGGAAGAGGAGACATTGAACTCGAACCAAACAAGGTCTATGACCACCATGGTGCACCAGACGTTGAAGTTCCAAGTACCGCTCATCAAATTAGCAGCG ATTCATGGTTTCAAGTGGGTTTTATCCTCACGACTGGAATCAACAGTGCCTATGTGCTTGGATATTCAGGGACTGTTATGGTTCCATTGGGATGGATTGGAGGTGTGGTTGGTCTAGTTCTTGCTACCATAATATCACTCTATGCAAATGCTTTAATTGCTCAACTCCATGAACATGGAGGACAAAGGCATATTAGGTATAGAGATCTTGCTGGATTTGTGTATG GTAAGAAGGCCTATTCTCTCACATGGGCTCTGCAGTATGTCAATCTTTTTATGATAAATACTGGCTACATCATTTTGGCCGGTTCAGCCTTGAAA GCTACTTATGTTCTATTCAGGGATGATGGTCTATTGAAACTTCCTTATTGTATTGCCATAGCTGGACTCGTGTGTGCAATGTTTGCCATCTGCATTCCTCATCTTTCAGCTCTCGGAATTTGGCTTGGATTTTCAACTATCTTCAGTCTAGTATACATTATCATAGCATTTTTGTTGTCGCTTAAGGATG GATTACACTCACCGCCTCGTGATTACAACCTTCTAGGAGATGGTTTCAGCAAAGTATTCACCATAATTGGGGCATCTGCAAACCTTGTGTTTGCATTTAATACAGGCATGCTTCCTGAGATACAG GCAACAATTAGGCAGCCAGTTGTGAAGAACATGATGAGGGCACTGTACTTTCAGTTTACTGTTGGAGTTTTACCGTTGTACCTAGTTACGTTTACAGGATATTGGGCTTATGGATCCAAGACATCGGTGTATTTGCTTAACAGTGTAAATGGTCCAGTTTGGGTGAAGGCTTTTGCCAATATTACAGCCTTTCTTCAATCGGTCATCGCATTGCAT ATCTTTGCAAGTCCAATGTATGAGTTTTTGGATACTAAATATGGGATCAAAGGAAGCGCACTGAATGTTAAAAACATGTCATTTCGAATCGTGGTAAGAGGTGGTTACCTGGCTTTTAACACATTTGTGTCGGCTTTCTTGCCATTCCTTGGAGATTTCATGAGTCTAACGGGGGCGATAAGCACATTTCCCCTTACATTTATTCTTGCAAACCATATGTACCTTAAGGCAAAGAAGGACAAACTAACAACCTCGCAAAAGCTCTGGCACTGGTTAAACATTGGTTTCTTTTCCATCATGTCTTTTGTAGCCACAATTGCTGCCATACGACTTATTGCTGTAGACTCCAAAAATTACCATGTTTTTGCTGATGTGTGA
- the LOC114186974 gene encoding immediate early response 3-interacting protein 1-like — MGLWTLLEGFLLLANAMAILNEGRFLAPRGWGFADFSVGRTKSFKGQLIGLIYATQYLRVPLILLNSICIILKLVSG; from the coding sequence ATGGGTTTGTGGACTTTACTTGAGGGGTTTTTACTTCTTGCAAATGCAATGGCAATTTTAAATGAGGGTCGTTTTCTTGCACCTAGAGGATGGGGTTTCGCAGATTTCTCAGTTGGAAGGACTAAGTCGTTCAAAGGCCAGCTTATAGGTCTCATTTATGCAACTCAGTACCTTAGAGTTCCCCTCATACTTCTCAACTCCATTTGCATCATTCTCAAATTGGTGTCTGGATGA
- the LOC114185439 gene encoding probable sugar phosphate/phosphate translocator At3g11320, producing MAQIALIAPPTFIAITTGRGKHELSYARKKVNLASVVPSRKMEKASLFVSSNSGGERSRSVAVKVSEGGAISLPQPWPPQKGSEDQIEGINRMKGSNRFFTVALVAAWYSSNIGVLLLNKYLLSNYGFKYPIFLTMCHMTACSLLSYVAIAWMKLVPLQTIRSRVQFFKISALSLVFCVSVVFGNISLRYLPVSFNQAIGATTPFFTAVFAYLMTFKREAWLTYLTLVPVVTGVIIASGGEPSFHLFGFIICVAATGARALKSVLQGILLSSEGEKLNSMNLLLYMAPTAVVFLLPATLIMEENVVGITLALARDDSKIIWYLLFNSALAYFVNLTNFLVTKHTSALTLQVLGNAKGAVAVVVSILIFRNPVSVTGMMGYSLTVFGVILYSEAKKRSK from the exons ATGGCTCAAATTGCTCTTATTGCTCCACCAACTTTCATAGCTATCACCACCG GTAGGGGAAAACATGAACTCTCATATGCAAGAAAGAAGGTGAATTTAGCATCAGTTGTTCCGAGTAGGAAGATGGAGAAGGCTTCATTGTTTGTTTCTTCAAATTCCGGTGGTGAAAGGAGTAGAAGTGTGGCGGTGAAAGTTTCAGAAGGAGGAGCCATCTCTCTCCCTCAACCTTGGCCACCACAAAAG GGCTCTGAAGATCAAATCGAAGGCATCAACAGAATGAAGGGTTCCAACCGGTTCTTCACTGTAGCGCTGGTGGCGGCGTGGTACTCCTCCAACATTGGGGTGCTTCTCTTGAATAAGTATTTGCTCAGCAACTATGGGTTCAAGTACCCGATCTTCCTCACCATGTGCCACATGACGGCGTGTTCCTTGCTCAGTTACGTGGCTATCGCGTGGATGAAGCTAGTGCCGTTGCAAACCATTCGATCCAGGGTTCAGTTCTTCAAGATCTCTGCTCTCAGTCTAGTTTTCTGTGTCTCCGTTGTGTTTGGGAACATTTCTCTGCGCTACCTCCCCGTATCGTTTAACCAGGCTATTGGCGCCACCACGCCCTTCTTCACTGCCGTTTTTGCTTACCTTATGACCTTCAAGAGAGAGGCTTGGCTTACTTACCTCACCCTTGTTCCTGTTGTTACTGGAGTCATCATTGCCAGTGGG GGGGAACCTAGTTTCCATCTGTTTGGATTTATTATATGTGTTGCGGCTACAGGCGCAAGGGCTCTGAAATCAGTGCTACAAGGGATTTTGCTTTCTTCTGAAGG AGAGAAGCTGAATTCTATGAACCTTTTGCTTTACATGGCTCCAACGGCTGTGGTTTTCCTTCTTCCTGCAACACTTATAATGGAAGAGAATGTGGTTGGCATCACGTTGGCTCTTGCTAGAGATGATTCCAAGATCATTTGGTATCTGCTGTTTAATTCGGCACTTGCATATTTTGTCAACCTGACCAACTTTTTGGTCACGAAACATACCAGTGCTCTGACCCTTCAG GTTCTAGGAAATGCTAAAGGAGCTGTAGCAGTAGTAGTTTCAATTCTAATCTTCAGAAACCCAGTTTCGGTCACTGGAATGATGGGTTACTCACTCACAGTGTTTGGAGTTATACTCTATAGTGAAGCCAAAAAGCGAAGCAAGTGA